TCATCCGTATCGTCCTCCAAAGACGCCGATCACGGTGGGATAAAAGGCATATTAACTCTGGAAGTGGGATTAACTGACGACATTATTGAAACTGATCCTTGTCCCATAGTATTCCAAACTGATTGTGGTATTGTTTGGGAAAAGTGACCGAATCCAAGGGGAGGTTGGGATTGTTGTGCCATATGCAAATGAGAGAGTTGTACCTCCAACATGTGGTTCTGATGTCTGAGTCTTTCTATTTCCGCATCTTTCGCCATCCTAATATCCAATTGCTCCTTTATTTGATTTAACGTAAAAGCACGTAATTGATGACCAAAATCAGCATGCTCTTGAAAAATGAATAACATTCATCCTGtcacataaaaataaataacatgagcACATATTATTGTGAAATAACAACATATAAAGATGAACGTATACTTAAGGGGGATATTTGATGTTGAGGCGGAATAGGTACATGTTCAGCAGGCTTttcaatcatgtgattatgaaGGTCACCGGCATACCCATATAATGGAACATCCCAATCGGGATATGTTACATAATTAAAGTTAGTTACCTTTCGCCAATATTGCATATACATATCATACGAAACAACTTGCACAATATCTTTTGCATCGACCCAACCTTCCTCGATTAGGCGTTTTCCTTGTTTATCATCAATATCCCCAACAATTGTATGTAGGTTTATGGGAACAGCATAGGTGGGATGGTTTTGCCTCCAACACCTTTCTCCAAGGTACATGTTATGCTGTACAATTAGCAAGGGAGTATGCATGAAGTAAGTATGTTATTATCATAACGGTGTTATTGCCATCTAATAATAACGGTCTCATAAAAAGCATAAAATAATACTCACAACGCCATTCCAAGAAAAAATAACCCTTGTGTTTGAGAGTGCGGAAGTTTTTATTCCAATATCAGATTCAAGGATTTGTCTGCATGATTCCCAGGGTTGCTATGTAACTTGGTCCGCGGTCAACTTATTAAGTAAAGTTCTACAACGAACaatatcaaccatcttcttctttggTTTCCACCTACTACTTCTAGGCGATATCGGTTGATCATCCTTAGGCTGGACTATCTCGGGTGGACATATGCCCAAATATTCGTAGCCCCAAAACTACATCATAATAGAAAGCAAGAAAATGAATCTTGTTTCCCAATAAATTTAAACATTGAAAGGAAAAAGAAGTATATCAAAAAAATttacctctaatacttggaagGGCCCGCTTAGTGTCTTCCGCTTCCGACCAGCTAtacggagtgccgcatacaatcTCGAAAAAGCGGCACCACCCCAATCATATGTATGAACTGCATCAAGATcgtcaaaagcagctaaccatcccgcatcaatatagttctttgcattagaaaagaaaaattgtcccaaaacatacataaaaaaggaAGTTGCTACTCTTTCAGCAATGGCTTTATCATTTTCAGCCGCACGCAATTTTTCTGGTACGAAATATGAACTCAAAAATTTAACTGTAATTGAATTAGATTTCCACGACGCGCCTTTTGGACAAAGCGAGGCATCTTGGATATCTGGAAAAATATTATCACTGACATATTCAAATTGGTACTTTTCAGAATCATACGGAACATCAAGCCCATCACCAATATTCACTCCTGTCAACATGACCCAATCAAGAGGTGTGAACGCCATCTCACCAAAAGGGAAGTGAAAAGTATTCGTCGTATCCCAAAACCTCTCAACAATATATTCGACCATGGAATGCGGGGTTTCGCCCAATTCCATGTTCAATGGTCTATCCCATCCCGCTCTTTCAATAATATATTTTACTTTAGGACTAAGTCTAGAAATAACCTTATAGTGAGTAATGATCGAATGCAGGTTACCACGATGTGTATACTGAGAGTTATTGTTGTCTGCAACCGTGATTTCCGTAGAAGCATGTGGTTTATCATCTTCCACGgcaggaaacctccctaacccgggAACATCAATCTCCTTAATTTGACCAGTAGAGATtaaattataatcatcatcagctacagttttttgtttctttttcgtcTTTATGCGATTATTGAACCTCGAAGTCGACATCTGTACACATACAATAAACATAATGAGCATCAGAAGTTATGTTTGTTCAATCATTCACTACTGGTCATGAAAACATAATGATCGTGGTCAAAACTTTTAAAGTTGTTATAAAATTTGAATGAACATGCACATGAAAGAATATGAAAACAGTCACGGCCGTGGGCAAAGATGAACCTCTAGCTAGTTGTATCCATATCCATTTACAATAAGCATTAGTTATTAGAAACGGAAGATCAAAAAACGATCGAAGAAACAACAATAACAATGGATACATGTGTCGGCACATATCTAGTTTAGGAAAACGTAAGTTTCTTCAAGCTCAGACTATATGCATACATAATAAGGAACCACAGTGGATGACTATACAGCACAGGCCTTGTATAAGTGACATATAAAAACCCAAGCGTGAACTCTGGCAACCCAAGGTGAACTATTGGAGTTGCAATCCGTGCACAGCACCCCTGTTATTTACTTACTTACAAGGTAATTGAAACGAGTTGGGGTACCAAGTGTTTGGGGTGATTGAGTTGTTTGGAGACAAGTCCTGGCAAAATAAGCTAACCAAATATTAATTGTCTTAGacttttagaactaacaacaaatCGTTACATACAGTTACAACCCATTTAATCCCTTGTTATTATGTCTTAGAACTAAGATCAAACAGCTTGCAAACATTTATATAACCACCTATATGAATACAGTGGACAAACAATATGTATACAGTGCACTAAACTGTTGATTACTGGTGCACTAAACTGATCGTTTTCATGTTGGATAAAACTACTACCTTGGTGAATCACATAGTGGGACACAATAAAAATCTCAAATTCAATTAGATTGAATGTATGTCTAcgtaatttagggtttaaaggttttttttcttcctcaGTAAATTAAAATTCCATCTATACCCAATACAAAATTTTAGGACTTGGGTTGATCTCTAATCACGAAATCATACGATTAAAGGGTGTTAAAAATCCTGATTTTGATCTTTATTGGGTGAAATTGTATTAACAGTAAAAATAAGTgaataaataaaagaaagattGAGATCACATACCTCATCGCACGACAAAATTAAGGttcatctttctcgtgatttttgttgttgtagaGAAGAAATTGACGGAAGGTAGAGAAGAAGCTCTGAAACGAAAGAAGCAGATAGAAACCATGGAGAAGGGGTTTATAGATTATACCGCTTGAAAAACGTGCGGCACGCTTGTGTGGTGGGGCGCTCTTTCAAATCACGTCTCACAGAAAGACTGGCGTTGCTCTGCATTACGGCCCATCAGGCATGGTTTCTGATTGCGCCCCATCCGGCGTAGTTTCCGATTGCGTCTGGCCTTCAGGCCGTTGTGTGTATTCCGTTTTACAGCAAACGCAAATTTAGACTGCGCCCGACATCAGACGTTAATCAAACTTACGTCCATCCTGAACGCATTTTATACCTACGCCCCACATCAGACGAACCTTTATACATCCGCTCCATCATATTTGCTCCTCCATCGTAACGTCACATCATGGACTAAACCcatttcttttgtgttttttagTTTTTACTCTTTGAttatgatcgcaccactgcagttgctctaagacgCATTTTCTGAAAATCTGGGAACAAATTGATTTCTTCAGCTTCTGTCATCTGTTTTCAGTACTACGATGAAGTGGATAAAAGTATTTCAATAACAATTCAGGGGATATGTAAGAGTAACCTCCCTTGGGTTTTCATTTCTGACCTTTAAGTAGTCTCTCTTTTGAGGCATTCCCAATGCTACTAACGACAACAACAGCTTTGACAGCAACACCTAGTTGAATACTAGTATCTTCATCTATGCCTTGTGTTGAGAACAAAATTTGAACGCAATGACAAACAATTTAAATACTGTTGTAGGGCTttagcccatggatgtgcgtcCCAATAGTAGATAGGACCTTATTCCTATTGTATATAACGGATGTAACACATACTAACTCTAATGTAatgaaatcttcttctttctgtgactttttatctttcccatcCACTGCAATACGTTATCACCACGAGTTCTAACCCTGCgtcaatggatttttttttttttttgggttgctaTCTAATCCGTGAAGGATTGTTTTGAATCTGTATTTTTTTCAATCATATACAGTATGTTGGAATCAATGAGACTGTTGCAATAGCTGGaatcaaatcagataagttggatctaatatattctttttcttttccctgTTTTTGATTTTCATTGGGTATATTAAATCTGCTGCGAAAATTGATTTAATCAGGAATTAGGGATTATTTTGGTACTGTTTATGTACTAACCAGGATCTCACTTTGACTGATCTCACTTTGATTGATTAGAAATGGTCTAGAATTATTTTGATTTATTTGGGTATTGTGTATGTAATCTCCAATTGTTTGGACCCACTTTGATTAATCTCTCTCCGATCGTAGACTGACAACAAGCTGTTCGTCTTATATTCTAGAAATTTCGACCGTGGGGAAGTTGGGAAGGAGGAATACGGACCTAGCTGCCCGTCTCCCACCCGCCCTGCTGCCTCCTGCCCGACCCAGTTGTCCCAGCTGCCTGCTACCCGACCCAGCTGCCTGCTACTGTTCTGGGTCCGTCTGCTAATCCGCTGTAGCTGCACTGTTCCGGCATTTTGGGATGTGCATGACCAAGTCCGTGCCAGATCTCTGTATTTGTGGGAGGAACCAAAGCTCGTCTGGAGGTACGTAACTATTGTGAGTTTTAACATTGCATACTTGCCGGGCAAATTTGGTTGTTTTTAAAATATGCCtagttctattttatttttattttttttgtctcgAGATAAACCCATATCATATAGATGGACAACTTAGATTATGATTattgatcattaagaattttggtcttaatgttattttgttctcttgaatatgatatgagttatagttgaatggtgtctcttgttcaattggttgtaccaactcgattccaatgtatttatttgaatgttccgtgggatgtaatccacttactcgactattaaagagtcggtagtttcaaaagatacgttgtaaataaaatcacatgtattccaattttttttggaagaactcacaaaaggtgatatgagttagaaaatttccatttctctacttcatccatgatactaacgaaccagtatatgttaagAGAACTATCTTTAATAATTTATccaacctaaagtaattggttgacatgtgtagtgagatgatctcttggcctgttgagataaagaaatttctcaacttaagctaaatgtagcaaaattaaaaatggaaagaactccgaagtaatgagggttagacgtaccgaatCATATAAATCATGTGAAAGAGGACATATAtagcatgagacaaagatgtatttttttttatttttttttggaaactaacAGTGAGAATGGATTTGGTTGCATCTATGaattatttctaatgaatgtgtaaggaagcatattcttagaaaattaatgtgtcaatctagtgaattgtaaatcactggaacttgaattactgaatccaTATTAATCCCAACAATGAActgattgggattgattcataaagactttgacataaccataaggcatattggttgtgacacgacgttccgttttgaaagtactaacacaTGCATTACTTCATTTCAGTGTACAAGATAATGGACTAATAGAGTGCGAATTTACGGAATCTATcacaatcagtgatttctaaagttgctagatttgcactgcctctccccattatgctttagagtaagaaagcacgtcactcatcttacaaagtctttctttagtaaaacatgattgagaccatcctatTTTACTTTgatgcaaatggtaaataactcattcttcaaagaaataaaatattgttagtgaacatatatccttgcagaatgcggaccattcaagtgatttatggctctggtggatgattcgacgcaTTGAATCAGTTATCACTCACAAcaaacgatgcgtttaatttttgtaaatctcATAGCACATATTACACAGTGCAAAGCGCAAAGGATCACCAGCTTTGTTAATGctggagaatttacatcaaaaggatttgatgaatattgcatattTAATAAGATCAACTTAAagtatcttatacccaatggtctcgcagagactaccatcaaaggttacagatggtgtctaaggaatatgTTATGCGTATTAACCTAtctttattgctttggggatatgcaatattacgcgcatctttacttaattcgtttttagaccccaatattagtcaaccttttttcttttttttttgcgtaccagttggtaactggatttaagcctgacatttgtgttgtTACGCacttttggttgcactatacatGTGCCATTACgtttccacatcgtactatgatgggtcttcaaaacagttaagtagttatgttggaaatgagttcccaacaattatccgcatttttaaaacctttggcaggagatctcttaccgctagatttttggattgtcattttaatgagacagtcttcccgtcgttagggggagataagaaaacgtattttctaagggaacgacaggaattgtcgtggtgtgtttccattgtgtctcatattgatttttgtactccacaaatgtaaatgtgaagtgacaaagaataatctattttcagaatgtacactgatgtcgctaaagtgacaagatcacacataccagctgcaaatattcctgcaaggttagaaatcctcagtatggggtacaccatagactaaggtgttgcaactacacttggtggaagtgtagttgaggccgtggctccataaaggaagatggagagatcaccaggttcgatcaatgctcacctagaaaggaagtagatgagtaaggcacaacctaatttatatcattaataaaatcatttcatttgattgtctcttaccatgtccatgaatcaatactggaggacgctatGAAGTTTTAGATGATTCtaaagaacaatgaaatcctgacggattatgagaatgcacatgagtcaatggaaggatcatgcgtgcacagtgatgatataatctaTAAATaattgctccagaagtagagcacaatgagatcgaaccatgctaattttgattaatttcaaataaagagcatatttggcccacacaatccaggtagaacttagttctttgacaaatatacgggtgtttggtgtggtagtgctaaccaaccaagtgtaaagcctgtgggacatatgtggttatttgtcacaaagtgtagtgagaggaatgaggtcttaaagtataaagaatcaccttgtggcacgaggtttctcacaaacccctggatcacatgctcttttgaacatcataatgttcagttaattagtttgcttggtagtttcaaaataacttgaaacatagtaaatgtggttatatctctagatttagactcaaagatatttgcaaaagtgcatgatggccttttgcttcccaagtcgaatgactctaaaccacggagtgtgtttgcagttacactggaacatttacttattgatttaaacaatcaggtggatgcggtatacccgtctaagtgactatttgattgggaagggataaacaagtaaggttttgtaccatgcgtattaaataagttcctgattcagaattgtatctatctatgtcgatggtatgGACATGATCAATagtcttaatggaataagagatcttacaagctatttcaaatctgaatttgagatgaaaatcctgggaaatctcgatcttatctatgttctgaactagaagatcgagcttgtggtatattattccaccagtttgcatatgttcattgtcaggcaatttaacaaggacatgcatcctgctaacactcccatgattagtcgagtttcaaacatacataaatgaccaattcgtctaaaggaagatagcgaagttgtgtcgggagatgaacttcccttatctaagtataatagacgcattattgtacttagcataatgtactcaaccaaatgttacatcctcagtgaacttgttagctagatatagcttagcgccaacgcaacgtcattggaatggtatagtgaatgtaatcatgtacttaaaagtaatcattgatataaatttattttatccctgcaaagacataaaaaagaaatgctaatgaaagtgcaatccaaaagttgttgattatgaaggaacaataatctcttctccgacgaaagtaatcagggggagatatggtaaaCTATTTTCTAGGTTATTACCGATATATTCAgattcgaaaagtacatgactaaagaaactgtctgaaacaactctgaaagtaatcagggacagatgccgacatcagggggaggatccaaggatatgatgttgacatattttacttcgaaattgaagctgtgttgtactatttttcccttcgatcgagaatatttTTTCCCACGGGGTTTTGtaactcgacaaggtttttagcgagttaacactaaaaacatcaagtatgttgaacgttgcagacataaagatcgcgttgatattactgaaaatatctgaatcaaagaaatgaaacacgatgGTCCGTTaggcaacgtaacttccagaatcaacaaaagagtcttataaacattcaagtcaccaaagtaatgtgtgataaactccttgtGATTGCA
This genomic stretch from Papaver somniferum cultivar HN1 chromosome 5, ASM357369v1, whole genome shotgun sequence harbors:
- the LOC113282641 gene encoding protein MAIN-LIKE 1-like isoform X1, with amino-acid sequence MRTCLQTTQSPQTLGTPTRFNYLMSTSRFNNRIKTKKKQKTVADDDYNLISTGQIKEIDVPGLGRFPAVEDDKPHASTEITVADNNNSQYTHRGNLHSIITHYKVISRLSPKVKYIIERAGWDRPLNMELGETPHSMVEYIVERFWDTTNTFHFPFGEMAFTPLDWVMLTGVNIGDGLDVPYDSEKYQFEYVSDNIFPDIQDASLCPKGASWKSNSITVKFLSSYFVPEKLRAAENDKAIAERVATSFFMYVLGQFFFSNAKNYIDAGWLAAFDDLDAVHTYDWGGAAFSRLYAALRIAGRKRKTLSGPFQVLEFWGYEYLGICPPEIVQPKDDQPISPRSSRWKPKKKMVDIVRCRTLLNKLTADQVT
- the LOC113282641 gene encoding protein MAIN-LIKE 1-like isoform X2; this translates as MSTSRFNNRIKTKKKQKTVADDDYNLISTGQIKEIDVPGLGRFPAVEDDKPHASTEITVADNNNSQYTHRGNLHSIITHYKVISRLSPKVKYIIERAGWDRPLNMELGETPHSMVEYIVERFWDTTNTFHFPFGEMAFTPLDWVMLTGVNIGDGLDVPYDSEKYQFEYVSDNIFPDIQDASLCPKGASWKSNSITVKFLSSYFVPEKLRAAENDKAIAERVATSFFMYVLGQFFFSNAKNYIDAGWLAAFDDLDAVHTYDWGGAAFSRLYAALRIAGRKRKTLSGPFQVLEFWGYEYLGICPPEIVQPKDDQPISPRSSRWKPKKKMVDIVRCRTLLNKLTADQVT